One Desulfovibrio legallii DNA window includes the following coding sequences:
- a CDS encoding ABC transporter permease → MSALPSPSARGRAAWGDLARNALRKSLWMLLVLWGITVISFWVIHLAPGSPTDMETTLNPLAGAAARQRLEALYGLNRPLYVQYGDWLVRLLHLDFGNSMSADGRPVLTKILERLPLTVGMNVVSLLLTLAIAIPVGIISACRRNSLLDRTVTVLVFLGFAMPSFWLALLLMLFFGIDLQWLPISGLTSMNYAQMNGWERFCDLSRHLALPIAVYTVGGLAGMSRYMRACMLEVLRQDYILTARAKGLSPTAVVLRHALRNALLPVITLLGLSVPGLIGGSVIIESIFALPGLGQLFYAAVMARDYTMIMGNLVLGAVLTLAGNLLADFCYGLADPRIRSAKDNR, encoded by the coding sequence ATGAGCGCCCTGCCCTCCCCTTCCGCCCGCGGCCGCGCCGCCTGGGGCGACCTCGCCCGCAACGCGCTCCGGAAAAGCCTCTGGATGCTTCTGGTGCTCTGGGGCATTACGGTCATCAGCTTCTGGGTCATCCACCTGGCCCCCGGTTCGCCCACGGATATGGAAACCACCCTCAACCCTCTGGCCGGGGCCGCCGCCCGCCAGCGCCTGGAAGCCCTCTACGGGCTGAACCGCCCCCTGTATGTGCAGTATGGGGATTGGCTGGTGCGCCTGCTGCATCTGGACTTTGGCAACTCCATGTCCGCAGACGGCAGGCCGGTGCTGACCAAGATTCTGGAGCGCCTGCCCCTCACTGTGGGCATGAACGTGGTTTCTCTGCTGCTCACCCTGGCCATCGCCATCCCCGTGGGCATCATTTCCGCCTGCCGCCGCAATTCCCTGCTGGACCGCACGGTGACCGTGCTGGTTTTTCTGGGCTTTGCCATGCCCTCCTTCTGGCTGGCGCTGCTGCTGATGCTTTTTTTCGGCATTGATCTGCAGTGGCTGCCTATCTCCGGCCTCACGTCCATGAATTACGCCCAGATGAACGGCTGGGAGCGCTTCTGCGATCTCAGCCGTCACCTGGCCCTGCCCATTGCCGTCTATACCGTGGGCGGGCTTGCAGGCATGTCCCGCTACATGCGGGCCTGCATGCTGGAGGTGCTGCGGCAGGACTACATCCTCACCGCACGGGCCAAGGGCCTCAGCCCCACGGCCGTGGTTCTGCGCCACGCCCTGCGCAACGCCCTTTTGCCGGTCATCACCCTGCTGGGCCTTTCCGTGCCTGGGCTCATCGGCGGCAGCGTGATTATTGAGTCCATCTTTGCCCTGCCCGGCCTGGGACAGCTTTTTTACGCCGCCGTCATGGCCCGCGATTACACCATGATTATGGGCAACCTGGTGCTGGGCGCGGTGCTTACCCTGGCGGGCAACCTGCTGGCCGACTTCTGCTACGGCCTGGCTGATCCGCGCATCCGCAGCGCCAAGGACAACCGCTGA
- a CDS encoding arsenate reductase ArsC, whose product MKTILFLCTGNSCRSQMAEGWTRKLWPQLQVHSAGSAPAREVDYLAVQAMAEKGIMISTYLPKSLLDLPPVDFDLVVTLCGDAAENCPYFPGGAKIEHHGFDDPPRLAKNAKTEEEALTYYRRVRDEIADFVGNLPQAHPELFSEQA is encoded by the coding sequence ATGAAGACAATTCTTTTCCTCTGCACGGGTAATTCCTGTCGCAGTCAAATGGCCGAAGGCTGGACGCGGAAGCTGTGGCCACAATTGCAAGTTCACTCGGCGGGGTCTGCTCCGGCCCGTGAAGTGGACTACTTGGCCGTACAGGCTATGGCGGAAAAGGGGATAATGATTTCCACGTACCTCCCCAAAAGTCTCCTGGATTTGCCGCCCGTCGATTTTGATCTGGTCGTTACGCTCTGCGGAGACGCGGCGGAAAATTGCCCTTATTTTCCCGGTGGAGCAAAAATTGAGCATCACGGATTTGACGATCCGCCAAGACTGGCGAAAAACGCCAAAACCGAGGAAGAGGCTTTGACATACTACCGACGAGTACGTGATGAGATAGCCGACTTTGTGGGCAACCTTCCCCAAGCCCACCCTGAATTATTTTCAGAACAAGCCTAG
- a CDS encoding thioredoxin family protein, producing the protein MFKRSLLFSTFVLMLSFSAAYAAPEQIPVPNTVTMLDLGAKSCVPCKMMAPVLEKVGKYYEGKASILFVDVWENPNMKSEYGIQAIPTQIFYDKKGNERERHTGFLDEASIKTKIDALLAE; encoded by the coding sequence ATGTTCAAGCGTTCGCTGTTGTTTTCCACTTTTGTCCTCATGTTGTCTTTTTCCGCCGCCTATGCCGCGCCGGAACAAATTCCTGTTCCCAATACGGTGACAATGCTTGATTTAGGGGCAAAAAGCTGTGTTCCATGCAAAATGATGGCTCCTGTTCTGGAAAAAGTCGGCAAATACTATGAAGGCAAAGCCTCCATATTGTTTGTTGATGTTTGGGAAAATCCAAACATGAAATCTGAATACGGGATACAAGCCATACCGACACAAATTTTCTATGACAAAAAAGGAAATGAGCGGGAACGCCATACAGGTTTCTTAGATGAGGCGAGTATAAAAACAAAAATTGATGCTCTGCTTGCAGAATAA
- a CDS encoding DNA repair protein RecN codes for MLEYLRIRNLALIEDMELEFAPGMNVLTGETGAGKSFILKALGFLLGDKLTADMVRPGAERAQVEALFSLPDQDLILRRELLAESGRSRLYVNDSLRSQDSLRELRGRLVSHTSQHAQQKLLQPAVQARLLEHGLADPELLSQRDALLEQLREVAARREALRRKQADLAERRELLEMQQQEIAKAAPEPGEEERLEALRAKVRATERRREDRDQALALLHGGEGEGLLDQLVRLEKLLERLAEEDENCVATAEAAAALREQLTDLARRLRRGPADNDLPDVDKVEERLFVLAQLKRKLHRTLPEILALQEEIAQNLSFLDVCTLDLHRLDAEEAALAARLRAVLERLRPARREAAAATVQRLEEELRGLGFSDQVRVLADFAPQEVWPGLEDERGRILWAPNPGQPPQPLDKIASGGELSRFLLALASVRQDETENAIFIFDEVDAGVGGLTLNKLAEKLSALAEKRQMLLITHWPQLAVRARKHFQIVKTVREGATFTLCTPLEKQARHAELARMAGGGPQGEALARSLEAAG; via the coding sequence ATGCTGGAATACCTGCGCATTCGCAACCTCGCCCTCATTGAGGACATGGAGCTGGAATTTGCCCCCGGCATGAACGTGCTGACCGGCGAAACCGGGGCCGGCAAAAGTTTTATCCTCAAAGCCCTCGGCTTTCTCCTGGGGGACAAGCTCACGGCGGATATGGTGCGCCCCGGCGCGGAGCGCGCCCAGGTTGAGGCCCTGTTCAGCCTGCCGGATCAGGATCTTATTCTGCGGCGCGAGCTTTTGGCCGAAAGTGGCCGCAGCCGCCTGTACGTCAACGATAGCCTGCGCTCCCAGGACAGCCTGCGTGAGCTGCGCGGCCGCCTGGTCAGCCACACCAGCCAGCACGCCCAGCAAAAGCTCCTGCAGCCCGCCGTGCAGGCTCGCCTGCTGGAACACGGCCTGGCCGATCCGGAGCTGCTCTCGCAACGCGACGCCCTGCTGGAGCAGCTGCGCGAGGTGGCTGCCCGGCGGGAGGCCCTGCGCCGGAAGCAGGCCGATCTGGCCGAACGGCGGGAACTGCTGGAAATGCAGCAGCAGGAAATCGCCAAGGCGGCCCCGGAACCGGGCGAAGAGGAACGGCTGGAGGCCCTGCGCGCCAAAGTCCGCGCCACAGAACGGCGGCGGGAGGATCGCGATCAGGCCCTGGCCCTGCTCCACGGCGGCGAAGGCGAAGGCCTGCTGGATCAGCTCGTGCGGCTGGAAAAACTCCTGGAGCGCCTGGCCGAGGAGGACGAAAACTGCGTCGCCACTGCTGAGGCTGCCGCAGCCCTGCGCGAGCAGCTGACGGATCTGGCCCGCCGCCTGCGCCGCGGCCCGGCGGACAACGACCTGCCCGACGTGGACAAGGTGGAAGAGCGCCTTTTTGTCCTGGCCCAGCTCAAGCGCAAGCTGCACCGTACCCTGCCGGAAATTCTGGCCCTGCAGGAAGAAATCGCCCAGAACCTTTCCTTCCTCGACGTCTGCACCCTGGACCTGCACCGCCTGGATGCGGAGGAGGCCGCCCTCGCCGCCCGCCTGCGCGCCGTGCTGGAGCGGCTGCGCCCCGCGCGCAGGGAGGCGGCCGCCGCCACGGTCCAGCGCCTGGAAGAAGAGCTGCGCGGCCTGGGTTTTTCCGATCAGGTGCGCGTGCTGGCGGATTTTGCGCCCCAGGAGGTCTGGCCCGGCCTTGAGGACGAGCGCGGCCGCATCCTCTGGGCCCCCAACCCCGGCCAGCCCCCCCAGCCGCTGGACAAGATCGCCTCCGGCGGCGAGCTTTCCCGCTTTCTGCTGGCCCTGGCCAGCGTGCGCCAGGACGAAACGGAAAACGCCATCTTTATTTTTGACGAAGTGGACGCGGGCGTGGGCGGGCTGACCCTCAACAAACTGGCGGAAAAACTCTCCGCCCTGGCGGAAAAACGCCAGATGCTGCTCATCACCCACTGGCCGCAACTGGCCGTGCGGGCCCGCAAGCACTTTCAGATCGTCAAAACCGTGCGCGAAGGCGCAACCTTTACCCTCTGCACGCCCCTGGAAAAACAGGCCCGCCACGCGGAGCTCGCCCGCATGGCCGGCGGCGGCCCCCAGGGCGAAGCCCTGGCCCGCAGCCTGGAGGCGGCTGGATAA
- a CDS encoding pseudouridine synthase: MGSEHRDQDKNRPRPARPAAKPSPQANLVAGPQEAPAGAQRLNKAIAASGLCSRRKADALILAGRVCVNGQPEPNPGRQVGPEDTLSVDGRPLAAPQNYAYVLLHKPVQVVCTAHDPQGRPTVLDCLPEQWRDLRLYPVGRLDYFSEGLLLLTNDGALAQRLCHPSHHQPKSYEVLVRGTVPPEALETMRRGMHLAEGEKLAPVTVTAAPHPKGMLLQMELHQGLNRQIRRMCRDLGLTILRLRRVAQGPLRLGDLPSGAARELTPDEVTALRRSVGLA, from the coding sequence ATGGGCAGTGAGCATCGGGATCAGGACAAAAACAGGCCCCGTCCAGCGCGACCTGCCGCAAAACCTTCCCCGCAGGCGAACCTTGTCGCAGGCCCCCAGGAGGCCCCTGCGGGCGCGCAAAGGCTGAACAAAGCCATTGCAGCCAGCGGCCTGTGTTCGCGGCGCAAGGCGGATGCGCTCATCCTGGCGGGCCGGGTCTGCGTCAACGGTCAGCCGGAACCCAACCCTGGCCGCCAGGTGGGCCCGGAAGACACGCTCAGTGTGGATGGCAGGCCTCTCGCCGCCCCACAGAACTACGCCTATGTGCTGCTGCACAAGCCCGTACAGGTGGTTTGCACGGCGCATGACCCTCAAGGCCGCCCCACAGTGCTGGACTGCCTGCCGGAACAATGGCGGGACTTGCGGCTTTATCCTGTAGGAAGGCTGGACTATTTTTCCGAAGGCCTGCTGCTGCTGACCAACGACGGCGCACTGGCCCAGCGCCTGTGCCACCCCAGCCACCACCAGCCCAAGAGCTATGAGGTTCTGGTGCGCGGCACAGTGCCGCCGGAAGCTCTTGAAACCATGCGCCGCGGCATGCACCTGGCCGAAGGCGAAAAACTCGCGCCGGTCACGGTGACGGCCGCGCCCCATCCCAAAGGCATGTTGCTGCAGATGGAACTGCATCAGGGCCTCAACCGCCAGATCCGGCGCATGTGCCGTGACCTGGGGCTGACCATCCTGCGGCTGCGCCGGGTGGCTCAGGGGCCGCTCCGCCTGGGGGATCTGCCATCGGGTGCGGCCAGAGAACTCACCCCCGATGAGGTGACGG
- a CDS encoding cytochrome c biogenesis CcdA family protein: MFNQFLLTINMWMTDTFALAVLGCFLWGMVSVLFSPCHLASIPLMVGYVAGQGHEIQGREAAGYAGVFSLGLFLSIAVVGVICSLLGRMLGDISPLWGVPVGVLLVWLGLDLMGVAKCRLPGKTLSGFTMRGYRGAFILGGSYGILSGACTFGFIAPILAIITVQQRVVEGIALILFFALGHCLPIVLAGSSVALSQRLVEAKGMRLATQWGRKLAGLLVIGIGLYFAVSPFIV, translated from the coding sequence GTGTTTAACCAGTTTTTACTGACCATCAATATGTGGATGACTGATACCTTTGCGCTAGCGGTTCTCGGTTGCTTTCTATGGGGTATGGTCAGCGTATTGTTCAGTCCGTGTCATCTGGCCTCCATCCCGCTCATGGTGGGCTACGTGGCTGGCCAGGGGCACGAGATTCAAGGGAGAGAAGCGGCGGGATATGCTGGCGTGTTCAGCCTGGGGTTATTCCTCTCCATCGCCGTGGTGGGCGTGATCTGTTCGTTGCTCGGCCGCATGTTGGGGGATATTTCCCCCTTATGGGGGGTGCCGGTGGGGGTCTTGCTGGTCTGGCTCGGCCTAGACCTCATGGGCGTTGCCAAGTGCCGCCTGCCGGGCAAGACCCTGAGCGGATTCACCATGCGGGGGTATCGGGGGGCCTTTATCCTGGGTGGTTCCTACGGCATTTTATCCGGGGCATGCACATTCGGCTTCATCGCGCCCATTCTGGCCATTATCACCGTACAACAGAGAGTTGTCGAAGGGATAGCCTTGATCCTGTTTTTCGCTTTGGGGCATTGCCTGCCCATTGTTCTGGCGGGAAGTTCCGTGGCGCTGAGTCAGCGGCTTGTGGAAGCCAAAGGAATGCGTCTTGCGACTCAATGGGGGAGAAAGCTGGCCGGACTGCTGGTGATCGGCATCGGTCTGTATTTCGCCGTCTCTCCATTCATAGTCTGA
- a CDS encoding helix-turn-helix transcriptional regulator: MSTVIPHTGFMRLWQVLEVVPISKSAWWEGCKTGRFPKPVKLGPRTTAWKAEDIAALVKKLSDPEYAAEDR; encoded by the coding sequence ATGTCTACAGTAATCCCTCATACTGGATTTATGCGGCTCTGGCAGGTGCTTGAAGTGGTTCCCATCAGTAAAAGCGCATGGTGGGAAGGCTGCAAGACTGGCCGCTTTCCAAAACCCGTAAAACTTGGCCCCCGCACAACCGCATGGAAGGCCGAGGACATTGCCGCTCTGGTGAAGAAGTTGAGCGATCCCGAATACGCCGCCGAGGATAGATAG
- a CDS encoding lytic transglycosylase domain-containing protein, which translates to MKKGMALCAGILRLLLAVSPASGADAALPPDEGTHIPARLVESVARQESSLNPWAVNVAGRDFYPVSREEAEHIITAAERAGASYDVGLMQINRWWIRRYGISPASLLNPDINKKWGTWILAQEIARHGYNWRAVGKYHSPDAERGRRYAWRVYRYYASRSEPGSPTGKERFHAEQKTGAQNLSDAGGIRRCSGQRPQGRIVSFDVQQTGMPWLFRAKSGTPGSPAGTPALER; encoded by the coding sequence ATGAAAAAAGGCATGGCGCTTTGCGCCGGGATTCTCCGTTTGCTTCTGGCGGTTTCTCCGGCCAGCGGCGCGGATGCGGCTTTGCCCCCGGATGAGGGCACCCATATCCCCGCCCGTCTGGTGGAATCCGTGGCCCGTCAGGAATCAAGCCTGAATCCGTGGGCTGTGAACGTGGCGGGACGTGATTTTTATCCGGTCAGTCGGGAGGAGGCAGAGCACATCATAACGGCGGCAGAACGGGCGGGCGCTTCCTATGACGTGGGGCTGATGCAGATCAACCGTTGGTGGATACGCCGCTACGGTATTTCTCCCGCGTCATTGTTGAACCCGGACATAAACAAGAAGTGGGGAACCTGGATACTGGCCCAGGAGATTGCCCGCCACGGCTACAATTGGCGGGCCGTGGGCAAATACCATTCACCGGACGCCGAACGCGGCAGGCGCTATGCGTGGCGCGTGTACCGTTATTATGCGTCCCGGTCGGAACCTGGTTCACCCACGGGCAAGGAGCGTTTTCATGCCGAGCAAAAAACTGGCGCTCAAAACCTATCTGACGCCGGAGGAATACGACGTTGTTCTGGCCAGCGCCCGCAAGGCCGGATTGTCTCTTTCGACGTTCAGCAAACGGGTATGCCTTGGCTTTTCCGTGCCAAGTCTGGAACACCAGGAAGCCCGGCTGGAACTCCGGCGCTTGAAAGGTGA
- the rdgC gene encoding recombination-associated protein RdgC, producing the protein MGFANSACSFTRFRILDPVPAELWPQIPDKLKQFAMQDIDNIPEPQACGWVSYEDMLDTQWTTATPHKGAYLVFSLRLDTRRIPAGVIKKHLALALKEEKNRLRDQGKTFIARERKKELKEQVMLRLRQRFLPVPAEFNVLWATDKNEVWFASTQGKMLELFMEEFLKTFALHLEQLTPYNLAASLLDEDSLIRLDQLEATQFAPQN; encoded by the coding sequence ATGGGCTTTGCCAACAGCGCGTGCAGTTTTACCCGCTTCCGCATTCTGGATCCCGTGCCTGCCGAGCTCTGGCCGCAGATTCCGGACAAGCTCAAGCAGTTTGCCATGCAGGATATCGACAATATCCCGGAGCCGCAGGCCTGCGGCTGGGTCAGCTACGAAGACATGCTGGACACGCAGTGGACCACGGCCACGCCCCACAAAGGGGCTTACCTGGTTTTTTCCCTGCGCCTGGATACGCGCCGCATCCCCGCCGGGGTCATCAAAAAGCACCTGGCCCTGGCCCTGAAAGAAGAGAAAAACCGCCTGCGCGACCAGGGCAAGACCTTTATTGCCCGCGAGCGCAAAAAAGAGCTCAAGGAGCAGGTCATGCTGCGCCTGCGGCAGCGTTTTTTGCCCGTGCCGGCGGAATTTAACGTGCTCTGGGCCACGGACAAAAACGAGGTCTGGTTCGCCTCCACTCAGGGCAAGATGCTAGAGCTTTTTATGGAAGAATTTCTCAAGACCTTTGCGCTGCACCTGGAGCAGCTGACCCCTTACAATCTGGCGGCCAGCCTGCTGGATGAAGACAGCCTCATCCGCCTGGACCAGCTGGAAGCCACCCAATTCGCGCCCCAGAACTAA
- a CDS encoding tyrosine-type recombinase/integrase, with the protein MPLSDAKIRALPPTDKNLKLFDGGGLYLAVSPAGGKTWRLKYRFGGKEQTLTIGRYPQIGLKEAREKAQKAKASLEQGIDPGQMKKAVAAAQTGGGDSFEAIAREWFERNKSKWTPKHGERVLLRLEQNMFPYIGKIHIGILTAPQILLSLRKIEERGAIETAHRVLQECGCVCRYAVATGRAERDATADLKGALAPAISKNMPAIVTPSEVGGLLRSLEGYTGSEVVKAALRLAPLVFVRPGELRQAEWTEFDLAGKIWIIPPEKMKMRREHRVPLASQSMSILEALFPLTGRGRFLFPSMRSAARPMSDNTVNAALRRLGYAQGEMCGHGFRAMASTLLNERGWAPDVIEAQLAHVDGNSVRRAYNRALYWEERVKMMQEWADYLDELRENTGAQDSNR; encoded by the coding sequence ATGCCCTTGTCAGACGCCAAAATCCGGGCTTTACCCCCAACAGATAAAAATCTGAAACTTTTTGACGGCGGCGGATTGTATCTTGCCGTCTCCCCTGCTGGCGGGAAAACATGGAGGCTCAAGTACCGCTTTGGGGGTAAAGAACAAACACTGACCATAGGACGTTACCCCCAGATTGGCTTGAAAGAGGCGCGGGAGAAAGCGCAGAAGGCGAAAGCATCCCTTGAGCAAGGGATTGACCCCGGCCAGATGAAGAAAGCCGTGGCGGCAGCCCAGACAGGCGGCGGGGATTCTTTCGAGGCCATTGCCCGTGAATGGTTCGAGCGCAATAAAAGCAAGTGGACGCCCAAGCACGGGGAACGAGTGCTGTTACGCCTTGAGCAGAATATGTTCCCATATATCGGTAAAATTCATATCGGCATTCTGACCGCGCCTCAAATCCTGTTGTCGCTCCGCAAAATTGAGGAGCGCGGCGCGATTGAAACGGCGCATCGCGTTCTTCAGGAGTGCGGTTGCGTATGCCGGTACGCCGTGGCCACCGGACGGGCCGAGCGAGACGCCACGGCCGACCTCAAAGGCGCGTTGGCCCCGGCCATATCAAAAAACATGCCCGCCATCGTCACCCCCTCCGAAGTCGGGGGGCTCCTCCGCTCTCTGGAAGGCTATACGGGTTCCGAAGTCGTCAAAGCCGCCCTTCGTCTTGCCCCTCTCGTATTTGTGCGGCCCGGAGAACTCAGGCAAGCGGAATGGACGGAGTTTGACCTTGCCGGGAAGATTTGGATAATCCCCCCCGAAAAAATGAAAATGCGGCGGGAACATCGTGTTCCCCTTGCCAGCCAGAGTATGAGCATTCTTGAAGCCTTGTTTCCTCTCACTGGACGCGGCCGCTTCCTCTTTCCGAGCATGAGAAGCGCGGCCCGTCCCATGTCGGACAACACGGTCAACGCCGCTCTCCGCCGTTTGGGCTATGCTCAGGGCGAAATGTGCGGACACGGTTTTCGGGCTATGGCCTCGACGCTTCTCAATGAACGCGGGTGGGCTCCTGATGTTATAGAAGCCCAATTGGCTCATGTGGATGGAAACAGCGTTCGCCGCGCGTATAATCGCGCACTGTATTGGGAAGAGCGTGTGAAAATGATGCAGGAATGGGCGGATTATCTGGATGAATTGCGGGAAAACACTGGGGCACAGGACAGTAACAGATAA
- the traI gene encoding TraI/MobA(P) family conjugative relaxase produces MISRRIPINPTHDRYPRLAAYIADAGHGGEKCLMAWCAGCLGGEDYAEGVAEVADVQDCNTRAQGAKTYHLLVSFRPEDETRLAPEVFQDIERRFAAALGYAEHQRHCGVHRDTANIHMHVAYNMIHPGTYTVHKEFRDYWIRDKLCRELEREYGLHIDNGREQLGKDRINDKAAAMEAHSGQQSFVSYAKSHAEDLQAALAGAGTWEEVHAAFARYGLEIRPRANGLIVRDRHSKNANRAAKASDVAKGFSLKKLQSRFGPFVPPLAPERFTGQDRYEAATLCRGPHRGELFQEYKRGIENRIACLQTLKEKEDATLDAIRRKWEVKRNELDRLNIAKRNRRNLIAIARKREAEEKANARLSFQEPRQEVRREIPYASWTAFLQWKTEQGNETALSMLRSHAGGAEPEREQRPPDVASLRAQFATRERNAQEAPGVSGKGKTRLLAALRMERLVAEERQRHGENTPCMFDGITCRVDGKGVVIFTIPTGGTVRDTGKTVLFSAGDATAREAAKRYAQSKWGLRIVMEENGFSLGKERARERGGR; encoded by the coding sequence ATGATCAGCCGACGCATCCCCATAAACCCGACGCATGATCGCTATCCCCGTCTTGCCGCGTACATTGCCGACGCTGGGCATGGTGGGGAAAAATGTCTTATGGCGTGGTGCGCGGGCTGTCTTGGCGGTGAAGATTACGCGGAAGGCGTCGCGGAAGTGGCGGATGTTCAAGATTGCAACACCCGCGCCCAGGGCGCGAAGACCTATCACTTGCTTGTGAGCTTCCGGCCCGAAGACGAGACTCGACTTGCGCCCGAAGTCTTTCAGGACATAGAGCGGCGTTTTGCCGCCGCCTTGGGGTATGCCGAGCACCAACGGCATTGCGGCGTACATCGGGATACCGCCAATATCCATATGCACGTCGCCTACAATATGATCCATCCGGGCACATACACCGTACACAAAGAGTTCCGCGATTACTGGATACGGGACAAGCTATGCCGGGAACTGGAACGTGAATACGGCCTGCATATTGACAACGGCCGGGAGCAACTCGGAAAGGACCGGATCAATGACAAAGCCGCCGCGATGGAAGCGCACAGCGGCCAGCAATCTTTCGTGTCCTATGCCAAGAGCCATGCGGAGGACCTGCAAGCGGCCCTTGCCGGAGCCGGAACATGGGAGGAAGTCCATGCCGCTTTTGCCCGTTACGGACTGGAAATCCGGCCCCGCGCCAATGGCCTGATTGTTCGGGACCGTCACAGCAAAAACGCTAACAGAGCGGCCAAGGCCAGCGACGTGGCCAAGGGGTTTTCCCTGAAAAAATTGCAAAGCCGGTTCGGGCCGTTCGTTCCGCCCCTGGCACCGGAACGCTTCACCGGGCAGGACCGCTATGAAGCCGCAACACTCTGCCGGGGACCGCACCGGGGAGAATTGTTCCAAGAGTACAAGCGGGGAATTGAAAACCGCATAGCCTGTCTGCAAACGCTGAAAGAAAAGGAGGATGCGACTCTGGACGCCATCCGTCGCAAATGGGAAGTAAAGCGGAATGAGCTTGACCGGCTGAACATCGCCAAGCGCAACCGGCGCAATCTGATCGCCATTGCCCGCAAACGCGAAGCCGAGGAAAAGGCGAACGCCCGGCTGTCGTTTCAGGAGCCCCGGCAGGAGGTTCGTCGGGAGATTCCCTATGCGTCATGGACCGCTTTTTTACAATGGAAGACGGAACAGGGCAACGAAACGGCTCTGTCCATGTTGCGTTCACACGCAGGAGGGGCCGAGCCGGAAAGAGAACAGCGGCCCCCGGATGTTGCCTCCCTACGGGCGCAGTTTGCAACCAGGGAAAGGAACGCGCAAGAAGCGCCGGGCGTGAGCGGCAAAGGCAAGACGCGCCTGTTGGCCGCGCTGCGTATGGAACGGCTTGTAGCGGAGGAGCGCCAGCGGCATGGAGAAAACACCCCCTGCATGTTCGACGGAATCACATGCCGGGTAGATGGAAAAGGCGTGGTGATTTTCACCATTCCCACCGGGGGCACCGTGCGCGATACAGGTAAGACGGTGCTGTTTTCCGCAGGGGACGCGACGGCGCGGGAAGCGGCAAAACGCTACGCTCAAAGCAAATGGGGGCTACGCATTGTCATGGAGGAAAACGGTTTTTCTCTCGGAAAAGAAAGAGCGCGGGAACGTGGCGGACGGTAA
- a CDS encoding ABC transporter permease, which yields MCPAAVKRLLGRNGMLLLGLLLVLGMSLAALLAPWLAPFDPDALHLGHILEPPSARFWLGTDRLGRDVFSRLLYGGRISLWVGFVAVGISVSIGAALGLISGYFRGWVDEVVMRAVDIMLCFPSFFLILAVIAFLEPSLTNIMVVIGLTSWMGVTRLVRAEALSLRQREFVDAARLAGTPTWRILLRHILPNALAPVLITATLGVAGAILVESSLSFLGLGVQPPTASWGNMLMDGKSVIETAPWLSVYPGLAILVTVLGYNLLGESLRDLSDPRLRR from the coding sequence ATGTGCCCCGCCGCCGTCAAAAGACTGCTGGGCCGCAACGGCATGCTGCTTCTGGGGCTTCTGCTGGTGCTGGGCATGTCCCTGGCTGCCCTTCTGGCCCCCTGGCTGGCCCCTTTTGATCCGGACGCCCTGCACCTGGGGCACATTCTGGAGCCGCCCTCCGCGCGGTTCTGGCTGGGCACGGACCGCCTGGGGCGGGACGTCTTTTCCCGCCTGCTTTACGGCGGGCGCATCTCTCTTTGGGTGGGTTTTGTGGCCGTGGGCATTTCTGTTAGCATCGGCGCGGCGCTGGGCCTCATCAGCGGCTATTTTCGCGGCTGGGTGGACGAGGTGGTCATGCGCGCCGTGGATATCATGCTCTGCTTTCCGTCTTTTTTTCTCATCCTGGCGGTCATTGCCTTTCTGGAGCCCAGCCTTACCAATATCATGGTCGTTATCGGGCTTACCTCCTGGATGGGCGTCACTCGCCTGGTGCGGGCCGAGGCCCTGAGCCTGCGCCAACGCGAATTTGTGGATGCGGCCCGGCTGGCGGGCACGCCCACCTGGCGCATTCTGCTGCGCCACATTTTGCCCAATGCCCTTGCCCCGGTGCTCATCACCGCCACCCTGGGCGTGGCCGGGGCCATTCTGGTGGAATCGAGCCTGAGCTTTCTGGGCCTGGGCGTGCAGCCCCCCACGGCCAGCTGGGGCAACATGCTCATGGACGGCAAGTCCGTCATTGAGACAGCCCCCTGGCTTTCCGTTTATCCTGGGCTGGCCATCCTGGTTACGGTGCTGGGCTACAACCTTCTGGGCGAAAGCCTGCGCGACCTGAGCGACCCGCGCCTGCGGCGCTGA